In Pseudomonas sp. R76, one genomic interval encodes:
- the rpsU gene encoding 30S ribosomal protein S21, whose amino-acid sequence MPAVKVKENEPFDVALRRFKRSCEKAGVLAEVRSREFYEKPTSERKRKAAAAVKRHAKKVQREQRRAVRLY is encoded by the coding sequence ATGCCAGCCGTCAAAGTAAAAGAGAACGAACCCTTCGACGTAGCTCTGCGTCGTTTCAAGCGCTCCTGCGAAAAAGCCGGTGTTCTGGCTGAAGTTCGTAGCCGCGAATTTTATGAGAAGCCAACTTCTGAGCGTAAGCGCAAAGCAGCAGCCGCTGTTAAGCGTCACGCTAAGAAAGTTCAGCGCGAGCAGCGCCGCGCCGTTCGTCTGTACTAA
- the folB gene encoding dihydroneopterin aldolase → MDRVFIEGLEVDTVIGAYDWERGIKQCLRLDLSFAWDNRPAAAGDDLTLALDYASVSARIQAFAERSQYQLVETFAERLAEVLMSEFQIPWLHLKLTKPGAVPAAKGVGVEIERGCR, encoded by the coding sequence TTGGACAGAGTGTTTATCGAAGGCCTGGAAGTCGACACCGTGATCGGGGCCTACGACTGGGAGCGCGGCATCAAGCAATGCCTGCGCCTGGACCTGAGCTTCGCCTGGGACAATCGCCCGGCTGCGGCCGGTGACGACCTGACGTTGGCGCTCGATTACGCCAGCGTATCCGCGCGTATTCAGGCCTTTGCCGAGCGGTCCCAGTACCAGCTGGTGGAAACCTTCGCCGAACGCCTGGCCGAAGTGTTGATGAGCGAATTCCAGATTCCCTGGCTGCACCTCAAGTTGACCAAGCCAGGCGCCGTGCCGGCAGCCAAAGGCGTGGGCGTGGAGATCGAGCGCGGATGCCGCTAA
- a CDS encoding EAL domain-containing protein yields the protein MPRLPTVILLSLLTWTATAGALTLTDEERGWLADHQELRLGVDASWPPFEYRDENGRYQGLAADYVRLIQDRLGVRIKLIEPVNWTAVLEQAKNNQLDLLPGIMSTPERQGFLAFTRPYLDFPIVILAHEGGAKPRNLKDLYGLKIAVVENYAPHELLRTHHPDLNLVAMPNVSSTLQALATDEVDAVVGDLASSVWSLRQLKLDGLYVSGETPYRYQLAMGVPRDEKMLVGILDKVLADLSSDETDAIQQHWVGSFTDHRTFWADLLMYGLPAVLLLSTVLAIVIRINRRLSSEISRRVALEQELRSSEYHYRGLVESLSAIAWEASITDFTYSYVSPHAEDLLGYPRAHWLIPGFWRNIIHPADLTRAEAYCYRETRANRDHSLDYRVITADGRCLWVRDIVSLIEHGHEPVLRGLMIDISEAKRTEEALQLSEQKFASVFQQCPDILVIARLSDGCLLEVNKAFEDQIGLSAEQVVGKTATELNIWGIQGVGPDLLQRVQTTSIRNLEMPFRRSNGQAFTGLISAEPFQLDTTEALVVVVRDITQLKETQQQLQTSEEKFAKAFHASPDGLLLSRQRDGLLIEVNDGFSRITGFTSATSLDQSTLDLGIWVDLNERKHMLELMQRDGFVRDFVCHIRRNDGQIRLCEVSSRPLPIGDEDCMLTIARDITERQFMQEKLQQAATVFESTAEGVLITDTRQNISAVNRAFTEITGYSEAEALGSTPRLLASGLHDSAFYAAMWHQLTAQGHWQGEISNRRKNGELYPSWLTISAVRNREQLITHFVAVFADISSLKHAQARLDYQAHHDPLTGLPNRTLFESRLQAALNGQQESGNQGAVLFLDLDRFKHINDSLGHPIGDLLLKDIAVRLKDQLRDVDTVARLGGDEFIILLPGLQHASDAEHLANKLLACFTPPFQAGEHEFFISASIGTSLYPQDGTDVATLVKNADAAMYRSKAKGRNRVESYTRDLTAQANERVALEHELRRAIEREELSLCYQPKLSLATQELIGAEALIRWRHPTFGDVPPEHFIALAEENGMILQIGDWVLEQACRQLHAWQTVFEDFGPLSVNLAGAQLRHPNLLGRIEQLLRDYRLEPGCLQLEITENFIMSQAEEALEVLHQLKRLGVQLAIDDFGTGYSSLSYLKRLPLDFLKIDQSFVRGLPDDPHDAAIVRAIIALGHSMQFTIIAEGVENPAQQAFLAAEGCEQMQGYIVSLPLPPELFAATFLHMRVSDFSDGTAGKPSL from the coding sequence ATGCCCAGACTGCCGACCGTGATACTGCTGTCGCTGCTGACCTGGACCGCAACGGCTGGCGCGTTGACTCTCACCGATGAAGAGCGTGGCTGGCTGGCGGACCATCAGGAGCTGCGCCTTGGGGTGGATGCCTCCTGGCCACCCTTCGAATACCGTGACGAAAATGGCCGTTATCAAGGCCTGGCCGCCGACTACGTGCGCTTGATCCAGGACCGCCTGGGCGTCAGGATCAAACTGATCGAGCCCGTAAACTGGACCGCCGTGCTCGAGCAGGCCAAAAACAACCAGCTCGACCTGCTGCCCGGCATCATGTCCACCCCGGAGCGCCAGGGTTTCCTGGCCTTCACGCGCCCGTACCTGGATTTCCCGATTGTCATCCTCGCCCATGAAGGCGGCGCGAAACCGCGCAACCTGAAGGATTTGTACGGTCTCAAGATTGCTGTGGTGGAAAACTACGCACCGCATGAATTACTGCGCACCCACCACCCGGATCTCAACCTGGTGGCCATGCCCAACGTCAGCTCGACTCTGCAGGCGCTGGCCACCGATGAAGTGGATGCGGTCGTAGGCGATCTTGCCTCCAGCGTCTGGAGCCTGCGCCAACTCAAGCTTGATGGTTTATACGTCAGCGGCGAAACGCCCTACCGCTATCAGTTGGCGATGGGCGTACCGCGCGATGAGAAAATGCTGGTGGGCATCCTGGACAAGGTGCTCGCCGACCTCAGCTCAGACGAAACCGACGCGATCCAGCAACATTGGGTCGGCAGCTTTACCGATCACCGCACATTCTGGGCCGACCTGCTGATGTACGGCCTGCCCGCCGTGCTGCTGTTGAGCACCGTGCTGGCCATCGTGATTCGGATCAATCGTCGGCTCAGCTCGGAAATTTCCCGACGGGTCGCCCTTGAGCAGGAACTGCGCAGCAGTGAATACCACTATCGCGGCCTGGTGGAGAGCCTGTCCGCCATCGCCTGGGAAGCCAGCATCACTGACTTCACCTACAGCTACGTGTCGCCCCATGCCGAAGACCTGCTCGGCTACCCCCGCGCGCATTGGCTGATCCCCGGTTTCTGGCGCAACATCATCCACCCCGCCGACCTGACGCGCGCCGAAGCCTATTGCTACCGCGAAACCCGCGCCAACCGCGATCACAGCCTCGATTATCGGGTGATCACCGCCGATGGCCGCTGCCTGTGGGTGCGCGATATTGTCAGCCTTATCGAGCACGGGCATGAGCCGGTGCTGCGCGGCCTGATGATTGATATCAGCGAAGCCAAGCGCACTGAAGAGGCCCTGCAGCTTTCCGAGCAGAAATTTGCCTCGGTGTTCCAGCAATGCCCGGACATCCTGGTGATTGCGCGGCTTTCCGATGGCTGCCTGCTGGAGGTCAACAAGGCTTTTGAAGACCAAATTGGCTTGAGCGCTGAACAAGTCGTGGGCAAAACCGCCACCGAACTGAATATCTGGGGCATTCAAGGCGTCGGCCCCGACCTGCTGCAACGCGTGCAAACCACCAGCATCCGCAACCTCGAAATGCCGTTTCGACGCAGCAACGGCCAAGCCTTTACCGGCCTGATTTCGGCGGAGCCGTTCCAACTCGATACCACCGAGGCTCTGGTGGTGGTGGTGCGTGATATCACCCAGCTCAAGGAAACCCAGCAACAGCTGCAAACCTCCGAAGAGAAATTCGCCAAGGCCTTCCATGCCTCACCCGATGGCTTGCTGCTCAGCCGCCAACGCGATGGGCTGCTGATTGAAGTGAATGACGGTTTCAGCCGGATTACCGGGTTTACCAGCGCAACCTCGCTCGACCAATCCACCCTGGACTTGGGCATCTGGGTCGACCTCAACGAACGCAAACATATGCTTGAGCTGATGCAGCGCGACGGGTTTGTGCGCGATTTCGTCTGCCATATACGCCGCAACGACGGCCAGATTCGCCTCTGCGAAGTCTCCAGCCGCCCACTGCCCATCGGCGATGAAGATTGCATGCTGACCATTGCTCGGGACATCACCGAACGCCAGTTCATGCAGGAAAAACTGCAACAGGCCGCGACGGTGTTTGAAAGCACGGCCGAAGGCGTGTTGATCACCGACACTCGGCAGAACATCAGCGCCGTCAACCGCGCCTTCACTGAAATCACCGGCTACAGCGAAGCCGAAGCGCTGGGCAGCACGCCGCGCCTGCTCGCCTCCGGCCTGCATGACAGCGCATTCTATGCGGCCATGTGGCACCAGTTAACCGCCCAGGGCCATTGGCAGGGTGAGATATCCAACCGCCGCAAAAACGGCGAGTTGTACCCCAGCTGGCTGACCATCAGTGCCGTGCGCAACCGCGAGCAATTGATCACCCACTTTGTCGCCGTGTTTGCCGACATTTCCAGCCTCAAGCACGCCCAGGCGCGGCTCGACTACCAGGCGCATCATGACCCACTGACCGGCCTGCCCAACCGCACCTTGTTTGAAAGCCGTTTGCAGGCGGCACTCAATGGCCAACAGGAAAGCGGCAACCAAGGCGCCGTGCTGTTCCTCGACCTGGACCGCTTCAAGCATATCAACGACAGCCTCGGCCATCCCATCGGCGACCTGCTGCTCAAGGACATCGCCGTGCGCCTCAAGGACCAACTGCGTGACGTCGACACCGTGGCGCGCCTGGGCGGCGACGAGTTCATCATCCTGCTGCCCGGCCTGCAACACGCCAGCGACGCCGAACACCTGGCCAATAAACTGCTCGCCTGTTTTACCCCGCCCTTCCAGGCTGGTGAGCACGAGTTCTTTATCAGCGCGAGTATCGGCACCAGCCTGTACCCGCAGGACGGCACTGACGTCGCCACGCTGGTCAAAAATGCCGACGCCGCGATGTACCGCTCCAAGGCCAAGGGCCGCAACCGCGTCGAAAGCTACACCCGCGACCTCACCGCCCAAGCCAACGAACGCGTGGCCCTGGAACACGAACTTCGCCGCGCCATCGAACGTGAAGAGTTGAGCCTGTGCTACCAACCCAAACTGAGCCTGGCGACTCAGGAACTGATCGGCGCCGAAGCCCTGATCCGCTGGCGCCACCCCACCTTCGGCGACGTGCCGCCCGAGCATTTCATCGCCCTCGCCGAAGAGAACGGCATGATCCTGCAAATTGGCGACTGGGTGCTGGAACAGGCCTGCCGGCAACTGCACGCCTGGCAAACCGTCTTTGAAGATTTCGGCCCACTGTCGGTGAACCTTGCCGGCGCGCAACTGCGTCACCCCAACCTGCTCGGGCGCATTGAGCAGCTCCTGCGCGACTACCGCCTGGAGCCCGGCTGCCTGCAACTGGAGATCACCGAAAACTTCATCATGAGCCAGGCCGAAGAAGCCCTGGAAGTGCTGCACCAGCTCAAACGCCTCGGCGTGCAGCTGGCGATTGACGATTTCGGCACCGGCTATTCATCCCTCAGCTACCTCAAACGCCTGCCGCTGGACTTCCTCAAGATCGACCAGTCGTTCGTACGCGGCCTGCCCGACGACCCTCACGACGCCGCCATCGTGCGCGCCATCATCGCCCTGGGCCACAGCATGCAATTCACCATCATCGCCGAAGGCGTGGAAAACCCCGCGCAACAGGCCTTCCTCGCCGCCGAAGGCTGCGAACAGATGCAAGGCTACATCGTCAGCCTGCCCCTGCCGCCCGAGCTTTTTGCCGCGACATTTCTTCATATGAGGGTTTCAGACTTTTCGGATGGCACAGCGGGGAAACCGTCGTTATAA
- a CDS encoding type II toxin-antitoxin system HicB family antitoxin, translated as MKFPVVVHKDADSDYSVTVPDVPGCFSAGSSFSEALDNVREALTLHLEGLVADQEKLPQAQEVDAHLNNPDFAGGVWAIVDFDLTPYLGKSVRFNASLPEQLLHRIDERVQKDHRYASRSGFLATAALRELSV; from the coding sequence ATGAAATTCCCAGTGGTAGTACATAAAGACGCCGATTCGGACTACAGCGTGACGGTCCCTGATGTACCTGGTTGCTTTTCGGCAGGCTCCTCGTTTTCCGAAGCGTTGGATAATGTTCGGGAGGCGTTGACGCTGCACCTGGAAGGGCTGGTTGCCGACCAGGAAAAACTTCCCCAAGCACAAGAGGTCGATGCTCACTTGAACAATCCGGACTTTGCCGGCGGTGTCTGGGCGATAGTCGACTTTGATCTCACGCCGTACTTGGGTAAGTCGGTGCGCTTCAATGCCTCTTTGCCGGAACAGTTGCTGCACCGCATTGATGAGCGTGTGCAGAAGGATCATCGCTATGCATCGCGGTCAGGCTTTTTGGCGACGGCGGCGTTGCGTGAGTTGTCTGTGTAA
- the plsY gene encoding glycerol-3-phosphate 1-O-acyltransferase PlsY — protein MFWSLAILAYLLGSLSFAILLSRLTGNPDPRMSGSGNAGATNMLRLAGKKLAVLTLLGDICKGLLPVLIANLAGLALQQQAWVGVCAVLGHLFPLYFRFRGGKGVATAAGMLLGIYPPAALLAVLAWLLTFYLTRTSSLAALIATPLTLPLLAWQAPAALLPMSVLTLLIVWRHRGNLRDLFAGRERHF, from the coding sequence ATGTTTTGGTCACTGGCGATTCTCGCCTACCTGCTCGGCTCGCTGTCCTTCGCCATTTTGCTCAGCCGCCTGACGGGAAACCCCGACCCGCGAATGAGTGGCTCAGGCAATGCCGGCGCCACCAATATGTTGCGCCTGGCCGGCAAGAAACTCGCCGTACTGACACTGCTCGGCGACATCTGCAAAGGCCTTCTGCCCGTACTGATCGCCAATCTGGCCGGTCTTGCCCTGCAGCAGCAGGCCTGGGTGGGCGTGTGTGCCGTCCTCGGCCATCTGTTCCCGCTGTACTTCCGCTTTCGCGGGGGCAAGGGTGTCGCCACGGCTGCCGGCATGCTGCTGGGGATTTACCCTCCCGCCGCGTTGCTGGCCGTGCTGGCCTGGCTGCTGACGTTCTACCTGACTCGCACCAGCTCCTTGGCTGCATTGATCGCCACACCGCTCACCCTGCCGCTGCTGGCCTGGCAGGCGCCAGCGGCGCTGTTGCCGATGAGCGTGCTGACACTGCTGATCGTCTGGCGCCACCGCGGCAATTTACGCGACCTGTTTGCCGGGCGCGAACGGCATTTTTAA
- the rpoD gene encoding RNA polymerase sigma factor RpoD, with translation MSGKAQQQSRIKELITLGREQGYLTYAEVNDHLPEDISDPEQVEDIIRMINDMGINVFETAPDKDSLMLADADTDEAAAEEAAAALAAVETDIGRTTDPVRMYMREMGTVELLTREGEIEIAKRIEEGIREVMGAIAHFPGTVDHILSEYTRVTTEGGRLSDVLSGYIDPDDGIAPPAAEVPPPVGAKTAKADDDTDDDEAEASTDDEEEVESGPDPIIAAQRFGAVSDQMEITRKALKKHGRGNKQAIAELIALAELFMPIKLVPKQFEGLVERVRSALERLRAQERAIMQLCVRDARMPRADFLRQFPGNEVDESWTDALAKGKAKYAEAIGRLQPDIIRCQQKLTALETETGLTIAEIKDINRRMSIGEAKARRAKKEMVEANLRLVISIAKKYTNRGLQFLDLIQEGNIGLMKAVDKFEYRRGYKFSTYATWWIRQAITRSIADQARTIRIPVHMIETINKLNRISRQMLQEMGREPTPEELGERMEMPEDKIRKVLKIAKEPISMETPIGDDEDSHLGDFIEDSTMQSPIDVATVESLKEATRDVLSGLTAREAKVLRMRFGIDMNTDHTLEEVGKQFDVTRERIRQIEAKALRKLRHPTRSEHLRSFLDE, from the coding sequence ATGTCCGGAAAAGCGCAACAGCAGTCTCGTATCAAAGAGTTGATCACACTTGGTCGTGAGCAGGGTTACCTGACTTACGCGGAGGTCAACGACCACCTGCCTGAGGATATTTCAGATCCAGAGCAGGTGGAAGACATCATCCGCATGATTAACGACATGGGGATCAACGTATTCGAAACTGCGCCAGATAAGGATTCCCTTATGCTGGCCGACGCCGATACTGACGAGGCTGCGGCCGAAGAGGCAGCAGCAGCGTTGGCAGCAGTGGAGACCGATATCGGTCGCACGACGGACCCTGTGCGCATGTATATGCGTGAAATGGGTACGGTCGAGTTGCTGACACGCGAAGGCGAAATTGAAATCGCCAAGCGTATCGAAGAAGGCATCCGTGAAGTGATGGGCGCAATTGCGCACTTCCCTGGCACGGTTGACCATATTCTGTCCGAGTACACTCGCGTCACCACCGAAGGCGGTCGCCTGTCCGACGTCTTGAGCGGTTACATCGACCCGGATGACGGCATTGCGCCGCCCGCCGCCGAAGTACCGCCGCCTGTCGGTGCGAAAACCGCGAAAGCTGACGACGACACTGATGACGACGAGGCTGAAGCCAGCACCGACGACGAAGAAGAAGTCGAAAGCGGCCCGGACCCGATCATCGCTGCCCAGCGCTTCGGTGCGGTTTCCGATCAAATGGAAATCACCCGCAAGGCCCTGAAAAAGCACGGTCGTGGCAACAAGCAGGCAATCGCCGAGCTGATCGCCCTGGCTGAGCTGTTCATGCCAATCAAGCTGGTGCCGAAGCAATTCGAAGGCCTGGTTGAGCGTGTTCGCAGTGCCCTTGAGCGTCTGCGTGCCCAAGAGCGCGCAATCATGCAGCTGTGTGTACGTGATGCACGTATGCCGCGCGCCGACTTCCTGCGCCAGTTCCCGGGCAACGAAGTTGACGAAAGCTGGACCGACGCGCTGGCCAAAGGCAAGGCGAAATACGCCGAAGCCATTGGTCGTCTGCAGCCCGATATCATCCGTTGCCAGCAGAAGCTGACTGCGCTTGAGACCGAAACCGGTCTGACGATTGCTGAAATCAAGGACATCAACCGTCGCATGTCGATCGGTGAGGCCAAAGCCCGCCGCGCGAAGAAAGAGATGGTTGAAGCGAACTTGCGTCTGGTGATCTCCATCGCCAAGAAGTACACCAACCGTGGCCTGCAATTCCTCGATCTGATCCAGGAAGGCAACATCGGCTTGATGAAAGCGGTGGATAAGTTCGAATACCGTCGCGGCTACAAGTTCTCGACTTATGCCACCTGGTGGATCCGTCAGGCGATCACTCGCTCGATCGCCGACCAGGCCCGCACCATCCGTATTCCGGTGCACATGATCGAGACGATCAACAAGCTCAACCGTATTTCCCGGCAGATGTTGCAGGAAATGGGTCGCGAACCGACCCCGGAAGAGTTGGGCGAACGCATGGAAATGCCTGAGGATAAAATCCGCAAGGTATTGAAGATCGCTAAAGAGCCGATCTCCATGGAAACGCCGATTGGTGATGACGAAGACTCCCATCTGGGTGACTTCATCGAAGACTCGACCATGCAGTCGCCAATCGATGTCGCCACTGTTGAGAGCCTTAAAGAAGCGACTCGCGACGTACTGTCCGGCCTCACTGCCCGTGAAGCCAAGGTACTGCGCATGCGTTTCGGCATCGACATGAATACCGACCACACCCTTGAGGAAGTCGGTAAGCAGTTTGACGTGACGCGTGAGCGGATCCGTCAGATCGAAGCCAAGGCGCTGCGCAAGTTGCGCCACCCGACGCGAAGCGAGCATCTGCGCTCCTTCCTCGACGAGTGA
- the dnaG gene encoding DNA primase, whose protein sequence is MAGLIPQSFIDDLLNRTDIVDVVSSRVQLKKAGKNYTACCPFHKEKTPSFSVSPDKQFYYCFGCGAGGNALGFLMDHDNLDFPQAIEDLAKAAGMEIPREESGRPHKPRQPTDSPLYPLLTAAADFYRQALKSHPQRKAAVDYLKGRGLTGEIARDFGLGFAPPGWDNLYKHLSSDTLQQKAMIDAGLLVENAETGKRYDRFRDRVMFPIRDSRGRIIAFGGRVLGDDKPKYLNSPETPVFHKGQELYGLFEARKNNRNLDEIIVVEGYMDVIALAQQGLRNAVATLGTATSEEHMKRLFRVVPSVLFCFDGDQAGRNAAWRALEATLSSLQDGRRARFLFLPEGEDPDTLVRSEGTDAFRARINQHAQPLADYFFQQLTEEADPRSLEGKAHMATLAAPLIDKVPGANLKSLMRMRLLEITGLSGEAVSQLVHNAPQEAPPAYDPGMDYDAMPDYSDFHQPQEAYTPQQEWTPKKPGAGGKKWDKKPWSKNGKRGDRDEAYAPRTPVAVEAPTLIALRTLIHHPQLAKKVESADHFANESNTYAQVLIALIEAVQKNPKLNSIQLMARWHGTEQGRLLKALAEKEWLIDGDNLEQQFLDTITRLSAGQHTQTLDELIKRARQPGLSAEEQIQIAKQMRDLLKQNVSASNPTSAGV, encoded by the coding sequence ATGGCCGGGCTAATTCCCCAGAGCTTTATTGACGACCTTCTGAACCGCACCGACATCGTCGATGTTGTCAGCTCGCGCGTGCAATTGAAAAAAGCCGGCAAAAACTACACCGCCTGCTGCCCGTTTCACAAAGAGAAAACCCCGTCGTTCAGCGTCAGCCCCGACAAGCAGTTCTATTACTGCTTCGGCTGCGGCGCGGGCGGTAATGCCCTCGGCTTCCTCATGGACCACGACAACCTGGACTTCCCCCAGGCTATCGAGGACCTGGCCAAAGCCGCCGGCATGGAAATCCCTCGCGAAGAAAGTGGCCGCCCGCACAAACCGCGGCAACCCACCGACTCGCCGCTGTACCCGCTGCTGACGGCCGCTGCCGACTTCTATCGCCAGGCGCTTAAAAGCCATCCGCAGCGCAAGGCCGCCGTCGATTACCTCAAGGGCCGCGGCCTTACCGGTGAAATCGCCCGAGACTTCGGCCTCGGTTTCGCGCCGCCGGGCTGGGACAACCTCTATAAGCACCTGAGCAGCGACACCCTGCAGCAAAAAGCCATGATCGACGCCGGCCTGCTTGTGGAAAACGCCGAGACCGGCAAGCGCTACGACCGCTTCCGCGACCGCGTGATGTTCCCGATCCGCGACAGCCGCGGCCGGATCATCGCGTTCGGTGGCCGAGTGCTGGGGGACGACAAACCCAAGTACCTGAACTCCCCGGAAACCCCGGTGTTCCACAAGGGTCAGGAACTCTACGGCCTGTTCGAGGCGCGCAAAAACAATCGCAACCTCGATGAAATCATTGTGGTTGAAGGCTATATGGACGTGATCGCCCTCGCCCAGCAAGGCCTGCGTAACGCTGTGGCCACCTTGGGCACCGCGACCAGCGAAGAACATATGAAGCGCCTGTTTCGCGTGGTGCCCAGCGTGTTGTTCTGTTTCGACGGTGACCAGGCTGGCCGCAACGCCGCCTGGCGGGCGCTCGAAGCGACGCTCTCGAGCCTGCAGGACGGGCGCCGCGCGCGCTTTCTGTTCCTGCCGGAAGGCGAAGACCCGGACACCTTGGTGCGCTCCGAAGGCACCGACGCATTCCGCGCGCGCATCAATCAACACGCGCAGCCGCTGGCGGACTATTTCTTCCAGCAACTGACCGAAGAAGCCGACCCGCGCTCCCTCGAAGGCAAGGCCCACATGGCCACCCTCGCGGCACCGTTGATCGACAAAGTGCCGGGCGCCAATCTGAAATCACTGATGCGCATGCGCTTGTTGGAAATTACCGGTTTGAGCGGCGAAGCCGTCAGCCAGCTGGTGCACAACGCGCCGCAAGAGGCGCCACCGGCGTACGACCCGGGCATGGATTACGACGCCATGCCGGACTATTCCGACTTCCACCAACCGCAGGAGGCCTACACGCCCCAGCAGGAGTGGACACCGAAGAAGCCCGGCGCCGGCGGCAAGAAATGGGACAAAAAGCCCTGGAGCAAGAACGGCAAGCGCGGCGATCGCGATGAAGCCTATGCGCCACGCACGCCAGTGGCGGTGGAAGCCCCGACGCTGATTGCGTTGCGCACGCTGATCCACCACCCGCAATTGGCCAAGAAAGTTGAGAGCGCCGATCATTTTGCCAACGAAAGCAACACCTATGCTCAGGTACTGATCGCCTTGATCGAGGCGGTACAGAAAAATCCTAAGCTAAACTCAATTCAGTTGATGGCTCGTTGGCATGGCACCGAACAAGGCCGCTTGTTGAAAGCACTCGCAGAAAAGGAGTGGCTAATTGACGGCGATAACCTTGAACAACAGTTTTTAGACACCATTACTAGGTTATCCGCGGGTCAGCACACGCAGACCCTCGACGAGCTCATCAAGAGAGCAAGACAGCCGGGATTGTCGGCTGAAGAGCAAATTCAGATAGCAAAACAGATGCGCGACCTCTTAAAACAGAATGTTTCCGCATCAAACCCGACCTCAGCTGGCGTGTGA
- the tsaD gene encoding tRNA (adenosine(37)-N6)-threonylcarbamoyltransferase complex transferase subunit TsaD encodes MLVLGLETSCDETGVALYDSERGLLADALFSQIDLHRAYGGVVPELASRDHVKRMLPLIRQVLDEAGCVPTEIDAIAYTAGPGLVGALLVGASCAQALAFAWGIPALGVHHMEGHLLAPMLEKTPPQFPFVALLVSGGHTQLVQVDAIGQYTLLGESLDDAAGEAFDKTAKMMGLNYPGGPEIARLAEKGVPGRYTFPRPMCDRPGLMFSFSGLKTSALNTWQQSVSAGDDSEQARCDIALAFQQAVVETLTIKCKRALKQAGMKRLVIAGGVSANKALRASLEKMLGDMHGDVFYARPEFCTDNGAMIAYAGCQRLQAGQHESLAISVQARWPMEQLSPL; translated from the coding sequence ATGCTAGTACTGGGACTTGAAACCTCCTGCGACGAAACCGGTGTCGCACTTTACGACAGTGAACGCGGGCTTTTGGCCGATGCACTGTTCAGTCAGATCGACCTGCACCGTGCCTATGGCGGCGTGGTGCCAGAGCTCGCCAGCCGCGATCACGTCAAGCGCATGCTGCCGTTGATTCGCCAGGTGCTGGACGAGGCCGGCTGCGTGCCGACCGAGATCGACGCGATTGCCTATACCGCCGGCCCCGGATTGGTCGGAGCCCTGCTGGTTGGGGCTTCTTGCGCCCAGGCGCTGGCATTCGCCTGGGGCATTCCAGCCCTCGGCGTGCATCACATGGAAGGCCATTTACTGGCGCCGATGCTGGAAAAAACACCGCCACAGTTCCCGTTCGTCGCTTTGTTGGTTTCGGGTGGGCATACGCAGCTGGTTCAGGTCGACGCGATCGGCCAATACACGCTGTTGGGCGAGTCCCTGGACGATGCTGCCGGTGAAGCGTTCGACAAGACCGCGAAGATGATGGGCCTCAATTATCCTGGTGGTCCGGAAATCGCCCGCCTCGCCGAAAAGGGCGTGCCGGGCCGCTATACCTTCCCGCGCCCGATGTGCGATCGCCCAGGTCTGATGTTCAGCTTCAGTGGTTTGAAAACCTCCGCGCTGAACACCTGGCAGCAGAGCGTCAGCGCCGGGGACGACAGTGAGCAAGCCCGTTGCGACATCGCGCTGGCGTTCCAGCAGGCCGTGGTGGAGACTTTGACCATCAAGTGCAAGCGCGCCCTGAAACAGGCGGGCATGAAGCGTCTGGTGATCGCCGGCGGCGTCAGCGCCAACAAGGCCTTGCGCGCCTCGCTGGAAAAAATGCTCGGCGACATGCACGGCGATGTGTTCTACGCGCGGCCTGAGTTCTGCACCGATAACGGTGCGATGATCGCCTATGCCGGTTGCCAGCGCCTGCAGGCCGGGCAGCATGAAAGCCTGGCGATCAGCGTGCAGGCACGCTGGCCGATGGAGCAGCTGTCACCGTTGTAA
- the folK gene encoding 2-amino-4-hydroxy-6-hydroxymethyldihydropteridine diphosphokinase, which produces MPLTQIYLGLGSNIEREPHLRAGLDALASFLTDVRCSPVFESQPVGIKSGPFFNLVVSAYTELPLMELDRRLKFIEAENGRYAPDRKGLPLDIDVLLYGDLVGNFDGLILPRAEILKNAFVLWPLSLMAPDRVHPEAGKTLAELWRNSQIDQVLAPVAFEWQGQQLTPTIPL; this is translated from the coding sequence ATGCCGCTAACTCAGATTTACCTTGGCCTTGGCAGCAATATCGAACGCGAGCCGCATTTACGCGCTGGCCTGGATGCGTTGGCGAGCTTCTTGACCGATGTACGCTGCTCGCCGGTGTTTGAAAGCCAGCCGGTGGGCATCAAGAGCGGGCCGTTCTTCAATCTGGTGGTGTCGGCCTATACCGAGCTGCCGTTGATGGAGCTGGATCGCCGGTTGAAATTCATCGAGGCCGAGAATGGCCGTTATGCGCCGGACCGCAAAGGGCTGCCGTTGGATATCGATGTACTGCTGTATGGCGACCTGGTGGGCAATTTCGACGGATTGATCCTGCCGCGTGCGGAGATCCTGAAAAATGCCTTTGTGCTATGGCCGTTATCGCTGATGGCACCGGACCGTGTGCATCCTGAAGCGGGGAAGACCCTGGCTGAGCTGTGGCGCAATTCGCAGATCGATCAGGTATTGGCGCCTGTTGCTTTTGAGTGGCAGGGCCAGCAACTGACGCCGACGATTCCCCTATAG